The following proteins are co-located in the Paenibacillus sp. JNUCC32 genome:
- a CDS encoding ATP-binding cassette domain-containing protein: MGGNGSGKSTLVRLINGLLQPTLGEVAVYGKKTCDHRNLWDIRQTVGMVFPNAENQIVGMTVQEDTAFGLYNIGVSPEEAESRCRSVLQLLGLYELKDRPPYFLSGGEKQKLAIAGVLAMEPKVIIVDESTSMLDTQSARQIHEIMSELHRNGYTLIQVTHEVEEIFTADRLVVMQKGKIRFDGTPQEAAANSCVFTDSGLLPPFSVRMRDLAKQKGLNVPATNEFEFGDE, translated from the coding sequence GTGGGTGGCAACGGTTCCGGAAAATCAACGTTAGTTCGATTGATTAACGGCCTGCTCCAACCTACATTGGGAGAAGTCGCCGTTTACGGAAAGAAAACATGCGACCATCGGAACTTATGGGATATTCGCCAAACTGTGGGTATGGTGTTCCCCAACGCGGAGAATCAAATTGTTGGCATGACCGTGCAGGAGGACACGGCTTTTGGCTTGTATAATATCGGTGTTTCACCGGAAGAAGCAGAATCCCGGTGCCGATCCGTCTTGCAATTGCTTGGACTCTATGAACTGAAAGATCGTCCTCCATATTTTCTATCCGGCGGGGAAAAACAAAAGTTGGCGATTGCCGGAGTTCTGGCCATGGAGCCCAAAGTGATCATTGTTGACGAGTCCACTTCCATGCTCGATACCCAAAGCGCCCGGCAAATTCATGAGATTATGTCCGAACTGCACCGTAACGGATACACGCTTATCCAGGTGACCCATGAGGTCGAAGAGATTTTCACTGCCGATCGTCTTGTTGTGATGCAGAAAGGCAAGATCCGGTTCGATGGAACGCCCCAAGAAGCGGCGGCAAATTCGTGCGTTTTTACGGACTCCGGCCTTCTCCCTCCATTTTCTGTTCGAATGCGTGATCTTGCCAAGCAAAAAGGGCTGAATGTACCTGCTACGAATGAATTTGAATTTGGGGATGAGTGA
- a CDS encoding PQQ-dependent sugar dehydrogenase: MTKVKVSLRPIVSKLNLPTVLKTTILPGDSVERLFIATQVGEIFYIGNGVIETFLDIRPRILKLGGSSGGYDERGLLGLAFHPQFYYNRLFYLHYSAAGTQGPGALPGAPPESFKPNPCDASTLNLKWANREHQYDHIDTVEEWILQSNGQPHKRRTLLNIRRPFLNHNGVNSLNLSPETGKLVLTTGDGGSGYDPFNLSQDDMEIAGKIIEIDVVKNTYIDNPPVVTRFHELPVPIQETLTVIAKGVRNIPGISFQRFYNQYIKYVGNVGQDLVESIFSFVHYKPIPVTQLIQASLMKTEPDHEGFINLGWRGWEGAFPTSIITGCSASPALNEKTIAYYEEAVRTSVRRLQPLTSYFHEDSRTDKFRATALTGVQPYMGCEIPSLSGNVVFTDLARGPESQLPVRGVLAYTKVRTDGKLNDFHVIETDDPFGSQSAYYVSLGTNLNQTRLYLGVYGSMKVADANQGTVFEIIP, from the coding sequence TTGACGAAAGTTAAAGTTAGTTTGCGGCCCATCGTTAGCAAGCTGAATTTACCCACTGTGTTGAAAACAACGATTCTTCCGGGCGACTCCGTCGAAAGATTATTCATTGCGACTCAGGTAGGCGAGATCTTTTACATAGGAAACGGAGTTATAGAGACTTTCTTAGATATTCGTCCGCGAATCCTGAAACTAGGTGGTTCTAGCGGCGGATATGATGAACGGGGACTGCTAGGGCTGGCATTTCATCCCCAATTTTATTATAATCGTCTGTTTTATCTCCATTATTCAGCAGCTGGAACCCAAGGTCCAGGGGCCCTTCCAGGTGCTCCTCCTGAATCTTTTAAGCCTAACCCGTGCGATGCTAGCACCTTAAACCTAAAGTGGGCAAATAGAGAACATCAATACGATCATATCGATACAGTCGAAGAATGGATTCTGCAATCGAATGGCCAACCTCACAAAAGGCGGACGTTACTTAATATCAGAAGGCCATTTTTAAATCATAACGGTGTCAATAGCCTAAACCTTTCCCCTGAAACAGGAAAGCTTGTTTTGACAACCGGTGATGGCGGATCAGGCTATGATCCGTTCAATTTAAGCCAAGACGATATGGAAATCGCAGGTAAAATCATCGAAATTGATGTCGTTAAGAATACGTATATCGATAATCCGCCCGTCGTTACGCGTTTTCATGAACTGCCCGTACCCATTCAGGAGACGCTTACGGTAATCGCCAAAGGCGTTCGCAATATACCCGGCATTTCATTTCAAAGGTTTTACAATCAGTATATCAAATACGTAGGGAATGTCGGACAGGATCTCGTAGAGTCGATTTTTTCGTTCGTTCATTATAAACCGATACCGGTTACTCAGCTTATACAAGCTTCTTTAATGAAAACGGAACCTGACCATGAAGGATTTATTAATTTGGGCTGGCGCGGGTGGGAAGGTGCTTTTCCGACCTCGATCATAACCGGCTGCTCTGCAAGTCCGGCTTTGAACGAGAAAACCATTGCTTATTACGAGGAAGCCGTAAGAACTTCCGTACGGCGTCTTCAGCCTCTGACAAGTTATTTTCATGAAGATTCCCGAACCGATAAGTTTAGAGCAACCGCACTTACAGGAGTACAGCCCTATATGGGATGTGAAATCCCCTCTCTATCAGGAAACGTTGTGTTTACCGACCTGGCTCGAGGGCCTGAATCTCAACTTCCCGTTAGAGGAGTCTTAGCCTACACCAAGGTAAGAACGGATGGTAAGCTAAATGATTTTCATGTTATTGAAACCGATGATCCGTTTGGGTCTCAATCCGCGTATTATGTTAGTCTGGGTACGAATCTGAATCAAACCAGACTCTATTTAGGGGTTTATGGCTCGATGAAAGTGGCTGATGCTAACCAAGGTACCGTTTTTGAAATTATTCCATGA
- a CDS encoding AraC family transcriptional regulator, with amino-acid sequence MFSIIRRKNAESRRRSLFIRMLVSNCLLLLLPILIWFVFYTNIEHIMKSNAERSNLGMLEQMRLNIDSHFKEIEQLSHQIILNPKLRYLLDTEIKDLSERYHLVQFTRDYLTMHSRMTKDFVYDFYIFLDRSDSVIKPNLVTDSHNFYDKYYRFEHLTYEEWRKQMTSYHSQTYLPSSTLQRNGSLKDDPMQVITFMQSLPVEETSNMKGSLTVLIDETKIHEMTRQIESANGSSVYIVNQNHELISSTPGASPLSNSILNELKSNSGLRNYNLNGQDVTVSFTTSGQVGWYYIAVMPLNVYLQKVKQMEHLALWLLLLCILAGSAAAYGIAYRNYFPIKRMIEAIQAGKSHPRKPAVNEFDYILEMMKISWDEERHIKNKLTQQLPVLRSNYLHRVLQGYFEPPEQMKQSLEFMGIHFPFPHFIVILVQVDDMTRFAPNQSEKQWALVRFIISNLAEDTVYEGHTIHTIDLEKDRLALLVNLLPDQMDHPACRVKDIVSELHRMLETRFKLVLSIAVSGVHTGQHQIGEAYLEAAAALEYRMVNGQLSTFYYHDIRQKKLQYYYPVETELQLINCIRSGDTEQVVQLLTQLFDRNFRDESITPELGRCLLFSLAGTLLRIMASDSDTLAYRKLTEGDIHPVRFLLSCKTTDEMFEKAKDLYVSAAESFKLERSDHNEQLLLQIQTCIQANYADPNMSLNLVSDHLQITPQYISQFFKRVSGQNFNDYLTVVRMDHAKKLMSDPGLTNAQIAKMVGYTSDTVFIRVFKKVEGITPGKYRESITKCAGLNQ; translated from the coding sequence ATGTTTTCAATCATTCGAAGAAAGAATGCCGAGAGCAGAAGAAGAAGCCTGTTCATCAGGATGCTCGTATCCAATTGTCTTCTGCTCCTGCTTCCCATCCTGATTTGGTTTGTGTTCTATACCAATATTGAACATATCATGAAATCCAATGCGGAACGGTCCAATCTCGGCATGCTGGAGCAGATGCGTCTCAATATAGACAGCCATTTCAAAGAAATTGAACAGTTATCCCATCAGATTATACTCAATCCGAAGCTGCGTTATTTATTGGATACGGAAATCAAAGACTTGTCAGAACGGTATCATTTGGTCCAGTTTACAAGAGATTATTTAACGATGCATTCGAGAATGACCAAGGATTTTGTGTACGATTTCTATATTTTTTTGGACCGAAGCGATTCTGTGATCAAACCGAATCTCGTAACCGATTCTCACAATTTTTATGATAAATATTATCGCTTTGAACATCTGACCTATGAAGAATGGCGTAAGCAGATGACTAGCTATCATAGTCAAACCTACCTGCCGTCCTCCACCTTACAACGAAACGGCTCCCTGAAGGATGACCCCATGCAAGTGATTACCTTTATGCAATCGTTGCCGGTCGAAGAAACATCCAACATGAAAGGGAGTCTAACGGTTCTGATCGATGAAACCAAGATTCACGAAATGACACGACAAATCGAGTCCGCAAACGGGAGTTCCGTTTATATCGTGAACCAAAATCATGAACTCATCAGCAGTACCCCCGGTGCAAGTCCGTTATCAAACTCGATATTGAATGAACTGAAGTCGAACTCCGGTTTACGCAATTACAATCTGAACGGTCAAGATGTAACGGTATCATTCACAACCTCGGGACAAGTCGGATGGTACTATATTGCTGTGATGCCTTTGAATGTATATTTGCAGAAAGTGAAACAAATGGAGCATCTTGCGCTGTGGCTTCTCTTGCTATGTATCCTTGCGGGGAGCGCGGCTGCATATGGAATCGCGTATAGGAACTATTTTCCAATCAAAAGAATGATAGAGGCGATTCAGGCCGGAAAGTCTCATCCACGTAAACCTGCTGTGAATGAATTTGACTACATCCTGGAAATGATGAAAATTTCCTGGGACGAGGAAAGGCATATTAAAAACAAACTGACTCAACAACTGCCCGTTCTGCGTTCTAACTATTTACATCGAGTGCTTCAAGGCTACTTTGAGCCTCCAGAGCAAATGAAACAATCGCTGGAATTTATGGGCATCCATTTTCCGTTTCCTCATTTTATCGTCATTCTCGTTCAAGTGGACGACATGACCCGGTTCGCACCGAACCAAAGTGAAAAACAATGGGCCTTGGTGCGATTTATCATCTCCAATTTGGCTGAAGATACAGTCTATGAAGGGCATACGATACATACGATCGACTTGGAGAAAGACCGGCTGGCCCTGCTCGTTAATCTATTGCCGGATCAGATGGATCATCCGGCTTGCCGGGTGAAGGACATCGTATCCGAATTGCATCGCATGCTGGAGACTCGGTTCAAGCTGGTGCTCAGCATAGCCGTAAGCGGCGTTCATACGGGCCAGCATCAGATTGGAGAAGCCTATTTGGAAGCGGCTGCCGCCTTGGAGTACAGGATGGTCAATGGGCAGCTGTCGACCTTTTACTATCATGATATTCGCCAGAAAAAGCTGCAGTATTATTACCCTGTCGAAACCGAGCTGCAGTTAATCAACTGTATTCGAAGCGGCGATACAGAGCAAGTGGTCCAGCTGCTCACACAGCTGTTCGATCGAAATTTTCGGGACGAATCCATCACTCCGGAGCTTGGGAGATGCTTATTATTCAGTCTTGCCGGTACCCTGCTGCGTATCATGGCATCGGATTCGGATACGCTGGCCTACCGGAAGCTTACAGAAGGTGACATCCACCCCGTGCGTTTCCTGCTTTCCTGTAAAACAACCGACGAAATGTTTGAAAAAGCGAAGGACCTGTATGTATCGGCCGCCGAATCGTTCAAACTGGAACGAAGCGATCACAATGAACAGCTCCTGCTGCAAATTCAAACCTGCATTCAAGCCAATTACGCCGATCCCAATATGAGCTTGAATTTAGTGTCTGATCATTTGCAGATCACGCCGCAATATATTTCACAATTTTTTAAAAGAGTGAGTGGACAGAACTTCAACGACTACCTGACTGTCGTACGCATGGATCACGCTAAGAAACTGATGTCGGATCCTGGACTGACCAACGCACAGATTGCCAAGATGGTCGGTTATACAAGCGATACGGTATTCATTCGGGTTTTTAAGAAGGTCGAAGGCATTACTCCCGGTAAATATAGAGAGAGTATTACGAAATGTGCTGGATTAAATCAATAG
- a CDS encoding carbohydrate ABC transporter permease — MFHKRSLGESIFSVVNTCFMLLLCFVTLYPFLYVLFASLSDPAEIARFRGMLFFPTGFNLDAYKAVMDNPMILTGYRNTLFYVAGGTIINLFMTTLGAYALSRRNVYFNNSIMLIIVITMVFNGGLIPTFLLVNSLGMLDTPWALLLPGAISSFNLIIMRTAFQAVPVSLEESARIDGANDWIIMSRIIVPLSMPVIAVMVLWYAVGHWNSYFSALIYLRDRELFPLQLVLREILISNSTDSMTTGAAATDRLDIGITIKYATIIISTLPILCLYPFLQKYFVHGVLIGALKE; from the coding sequence ATGTTTCACAAACGCAGTCTGGGTGAATCGATATTTTCCGTCGTCAATACATGCTTCATGCTCCTGCTTTGCTTCGTCACGCTTTATCCGTTCCTTTACGTATTATTCGCATCTTTAAGCGATCCTGCAGAAATCGCCCGATTTCGCGGCATGCTGTTTTTCCCTACCGGATTTAATCTGGATGCGTATAAAGCCGTCATGGATAATCCCATGATTCTGACCGGTTACCGGAACACCCTCTTCTATGTCGCTGGCGGCACAATCATCAACCTATTCATGACAACGCTCGGTGCCTATGCCCTTTCTCGCCGCAACGTCTATTTCAACAATTCCATCATGCTCATCATCGTGATCACGATGGTGTTCAATGGGGGGCTCATTCCAACCTTTCTGCTGGTGAACAGTCTCGGCATGCTGGATACGCCGTGGGCTCTTCTCTTGCCGGGGGCTATCAGTTCATTTAACTTGATCATTATGCGAACCGCCTTTCAAGCGGTACCCGTTAGTTTGGAGGAATCCGCGCGGATCGACGGGGCCAATGATTGGATCATTATGAGCAGAATCATTGTTCCTCTTTCGATGCCCGTTATTGCCGTCATGGTTTTGTGGTATGCAGTGGGACATTGGAATTCATACTTTAGCGCATTGATTTATTTGCGTGATCGGGAGTTATTTCCCTTGCAGTTAGTGCTCCGTGAAATTCTGATCTCGAACAGTACGGACAGTATGACGACCGGCGCAGCAGCCACAGATCGGCTGGACATCGGGATCACGATCAAATATGCGACGATTATCATCTCTACACTTCCGATATTATGCCTGTATCCGTTTCTGCAAAAGTATTTTGTGCACGGTGTCCTGATCGGTGCGTTAAAAGAATGA
- a CDS encoding ABC transporter permease, with protein sequence MPNVQGNTAKTATGNRADKKWSMIKKDIVRNRYIYLILLPVVAYYIIFHYGPMYGLQIAFKDYGLADGIWGSPWMGFAHFESFFGNYYFWRLIRNTLLINIYELLFAFPASIILALLLNEIRRSFFKRIVQTISYLPHFISIVVVVGMMIDFFARDGLVNHLLGIFGLEPIAFMQEPGWFRFMYVSSGVWQGIGWGSIIYLAAIANIDPTLYDAARIDGAGRWKQTLHITLPGIMPTIVILLILNMGSMLSVGSEKIILMYNPMTYETADVISTYVFRKGILGADFGYTAAVGLFNSVISFILIVLANSISKRVSEHKLW encoded by the coding sequence ATGCCTAATGTACAGGGAAACACCGCGAAGACGGCAACGGGGAACCGGGCAGACAAGAAATGGAGCATGATCAAAAAGGACATTGTTCGGAACCGCTACATTTATCTTATTCTGCTGCCCGTCGTTGCCTACTATATCATTTTTCATTATGGACCGATGTATGGTCTGCAAATCGCTTTTAAAGATTACGGACTTGCAGACGGAATTTGGGGAAGCCCTTGGATGGGTTTCGCACATTTTGAAAGTTTTTTTGGAAACTACTACTTCTGGAGACTGATTCGGAACACCCTGCTGATCAATATCTATGAATTGCTGTTTGCGTTCCCCGCTTCGATTATACTGGCCTTATTGCTTAATGAGATTCGCAGGAGTTTTTTCAAACGGATCGTACAGACGATAAGCTATCTCCCGCACTTTATCTCCATCGTCGTTGTGGTCGGGATGATGATCGATTTCTTCGCCCGCGACGGTCTGGTTAATCACCTTCTGGGCATATTCGGACTTGAACCGATTGCGTTCATGCAGGAGCCGGGATGGTTTCGGTTCATGTACGTATCTTCCGGCGTCTGGCAGGGAATCGGATGGGGCTCTATTATCTATCTCGCCGCCATAGCCAACATTGATCCGACTCTCTATGATGCGGCCAGGATTGACGGAGCGGGACGATGGAAACAGACCTTGCATATTACCCTGCCCGGGATCATGCCGACCATTGTGATATTGCTCATTCTCAACATGGGATCCATGCTTTCCGTCGGGAGCGAGAAAATTATTTTGATGTACAATCCGATGACCTATGAGACGGCCGATGTCATCTCTACCTATGTATTCAGGAAAGGTATCCTGGGAGCCGATTTCGGTTATACCGCTGCCGTTGGACTATTCAATTCGGTCATCAGCTTCATTCTGATTGTACTCGCCAATTCCATTAGCAAACGAGTGAGTGAACATAAATTGTGGTAA
- a CDS encoding extracellular solute-binding protein encodes MQMSRKIFNKLVTVITCLGLAATAMAGCSSKEIPEGSTESTASTQPLSNLSYWKQMHHDAAAIMKSYGEITAIQEIENKTGVKIEYQHPAQGQAGEQFNLMMASKSLPDVVEYTWNNYPGGAQKAIKDGKIIPLNDYLDHAPNFKKLLDENPEWRRQASTDDGDIIGFPFIRPVRKLQTHSGPVVRKDWLDKLDLPIPRTIDEWYTVLKAFKEQDPNGNGKADEIPIMMGAGELAFTGAFGIPNGYYHEGNTVKYGPIQPEFKQYLETMNLWYEEGLLDKDFAANDSKMYDAKITGNQVGAAVMAVGGGMGRFMDLMESKEPQFKLVATPYPTLQSGDKPIFGQMDNQIVGIFTAITESNKHIAETVKFFDYFYSEEGRMIMNFGKEGTSYTMDDGYPKYMDSVMNNPEGLPLAQSLKKHVLSADAGPFLQDVRYIEQYAARPEQQEALTVWAEPSNEKRMPPITIARENNSRYASIMNDIDTYKNEMIVKFIMGAESLDTFDEYVATMKSMGIDEAIQMQQSGLERYNNR; translated from the coding sequence ATGCAGATGAGCAGAAAAATCTTCAATAAGCTTGTAACGGTTATAACATGTCTGGGACTGGCTGCCACAGCGATGGCCGGCTGCAGCAGTAAGGAGATACCAGAGGGGAGTACGGAATCCACAGCGTCAACCCAACCTTTGAGCAACTTATCGTATTGGAAACAGATGCATCACGACGCAGCCGCCATTATGAAAAGCTATGGAGAGATTACCGCTATTCAAGAAATCGAAAATAAAACCGGTGTCAAAATCGAATACCAACACCCGGCCCAAGGCCAAGCTGGCGAACAATTCAACTTGATGATGGCCTCGAAATCGCTGCCCGATGTCGTTGAGTATACGTGGAATAATTATCCGGGTGGCGCTCAAAAAGCGATTAAGGATGGCAAAATCATTCCATTAAACGACTATTTGGACCATGCGCCTAACTTCAAAAAGCTGCTGGACGAAAACCCGGAATGGAGAAGACAGGCGTCGACGGACGATGGCGATATTATCGGTTTTCCGTTCATCCGCCCCGTGAGAAAACTGCAAACCCACTCCGGCCCGGTTGTACGTAAAGATTGGTTGGACAAGTTGGATTTGCCTATTCCTAGAACCATCGACGAATGGTACACCGTTTTGAAAGCGTTTAAGGAACAAGATCCCAACGGCAACGGAAAGGCGGATGAGATTCCGATTATGATGGGAGCAGGCGAACTCGCCTTCACCGGTGCCTTTGGAATCCCGAACGGCTACTATCACGAAGGAAATACGGTAAAGTACGGCCCCATTCAACCCGAGTTTAAGCAATACCTGGAGACAATGAACCTCTGGTACGAGGAAGGCTTGCTGGACAAAGATTTTGCAGCAAACGACAGCAAAATGTACGATGCCAAAATAACCGGCAATCAGGTCGGTGCGGCTGTTATGGCTGTAGGCGGAGGCATGGGCAGGTTTATGGATTTAATGGAGTCTAAGGAACCGCAATTCAAGCTTGTTGCCACACCCTATCCGACATTACAATCTGGCGATAAACCGATATTCGGTCAAATGGACAATCAGATTGTCGGCATATTCACTGCTATAACTGAAAGCAACAAGCACATCGCTGAAACCGTAAAATTCTTCGATTATTTCTATAGTGAAGAAGGACGAATGATCATGAACTTCGGTAAAGAAGGCACATCCTATACGATGGATGACGGTTATCCGAAGTATATGGATTCCGTCATGAACAATCCGGAAGGATTGCCGCTTGCCCAATCCCTTAAAAAGCATGTCTTGTCCGCTGATGCGGGTCCTTTCTTGCAGGATGTACGCTATATAGAGCAATATGCGGCCAGACCGGAGCAGCAAGAGGCTTTGACCGTCTGGGCAGAACCTTCGAATGAAAAAAGAATGCCTCCAATCACCATCGCCCGGGAAAACAATAGCCGATATGCCTCGATCATGAACGATATCGATACGTATAAAAATGAAATGATCGTTAAATTTATTATGGGCGCAGAATCGCTGGATACGTTCGATGAGTATGTCGCTACCATGAAAAGCATGGGGATCGACGAGGCAATTCAAATGCAGCAATCCGGATTGGAACGCTATAACAACCGATAA
- a CDS encoding YciI family protein, with protein sequence MTFVYLMNNQKPLNHEIIKGHVEYLRGLESQGKLMLCGPFADYPGGIVIIQAEDLMEATDIANSDPFIASGCKSYEIRTLMLANEENNYLL encoded by the coding sequence ATGACATTTGTTTATTTAATGAACAATCAAAAACCGTTAAATCATGAAATCATTAAGGGTCATGTGGAGTATTTAAGAGGCTTAGAATCGCAAGGCAAACTTATGCTTTGTGGCCCTTTTGCGGATTATCCTGGAGGAATCGTCATCATTCAAGCAGAGGATTTAATGGAAGCAACGGACATTGCCAATTCTGACCCATTTATTGCATCGGGGTGCAAATCATATGAAATCAGAACGCTAATGCTGGCTAATGAAGAAAATAATTATTTACTTTAA
- a CDS encoding AAA family ATPase codes for MYFLQMSGFPGSGKSTLARRIANITGAVIVDHDISKTAILKSTEGLDIEMKHLGKISYTVDWDLVEFYLSQGHDVIFDAPCLYSEMLDQGLRLAKKYHAKYKYIECYLNDYKEISNRLQNRKRMISQISETTEESFISGLNESKRPLDIKYLTIDSSQPIESYLNNVLDYLKEK; via the coding sequence GTGTATTTTCTCCAAATGTCGGGTTTTCCGGGCTCGGGAAAATCAACGCTTGCTAGACGAATTGCCAATATAACTGGGGCTGTCATTGTTGACCATGATATATCTAAAACGGCAATATTAAAGTCAACAGAAGGACTTGATATTGAAATGAAACATCTTGGCAAAATTTCATACACGGTTGATTGGGATTTGGTCGAGTTTTATTTATCGCAAGGTCATGATGTTATATTTGATGCTCCTTGTTTATATTCGGAGATGCTTGATCAAGGATTGCGATTAGCAAAGAAATATCACGCCAAGTACAAATATATAGAATGTTACCTTAACGATTACAAGGAAATTAGTAACAGGCTTCAAAATCGAAAACGAATGATAAGCCAAATATCGGAGACGACTGAAGAATCATTTATATCTGGTTTAAATGAAAGTAAACGACCATTAGACATAAAGTATCTGACTATTGATTCTTCGCAACCCATTGAAAGTTACTTAAACAATGTCTTGGATTATCTAAAGGAAAAATAA
- a CDS encoding ABC transporter permease produces the protein MESEHLTFADFLSYVSRNQELLWEYFIQHITMVVIGLGLAFIVGVPLGILCSKSKWAAKVILFITNILQVVPSLAMLVVLMLWMGLGTTTVMVGLFLYSLNPIARNTYVGLKQVDPSYLESGKGIGMSPFQMLVKVRFPLALTYIMSGLRIAAVIAIGVVTIAPLVGGGGLGREIYAGLNSNNSLRIFAGAIPAAVLAIVADIVLGMLQRKLDLAKRKSAGAAPSPAKMQNIN, from the coding sequence ATGGAAAGTGAACATTTAACATTTGCCGACTTTTTGTCGTATGTATCACGAAATCAAGAATTGCTCTGGGAGTATTTCATCCAGCATATTACGATGGTGGTTATCGGGCTGGGGCTGGCATTCATCGTCGGGGTGCCGCTTGGCATCCTCTGCTCTAAGAGTAAATGGGCGGCCAAGGTCATTTTGTTTATCACCAACATTCTACAGGTGGTACCAAGCTTGGCCATGCTCGTGGTTCTCATGTTATGGATGGGACTCGGAACGACAACGGTCATGGTGGGACTCTTCCTGTATTCCCTGAATCCAATCGCGCGGAATACGTACGTGGGGTTAAAACAGGTGGATCCCAGCTACCTGGAATCGGGAAAAGGTATCGGGATGAGCCCCTTCCAAATGCTCGTGAAAGTACGTTTTCCGCTGGCGCTGACGTACATCATGTCGGGCCTGCGTATCGCGGCCGTTATTGCCATCGGCGTGGTAACGATCGCTCCCCTCGTGGGAGGAGGCGGTCTGGGACGAGAAATTTACGCTGGACTAAACAGCAACAACTCCCTGCGGATTTTTGCAGGCGCCATTCCTGCCGCGGTGCTGGCAATCGTTGCGGATATCGTGCTCGGCATGCTGCAGCGTAAGCTGGATCTGGCCAAACGGAAGTCAGCCGGTGCGGCTCCATCGCCTGCGAAAATGCAAAATATAAACTGA
- a CDS encoding glycine betaine ABC transporter substrate-binding protein, with amino-acid sequence MKLNKLKRIPMLVCLMALAAFTSACGIQSDLTIGTQTYTETKIIAEMYKALIEDQTDLKVDVIPDLASSSLVINAMKRNDVQMATLYTGEIFNNHFPISGTKDRDKVLKEAQEGFQEHFGFTWMNPLGFENTYAFTVRKDLAEANGYTKISDVKKDMASMKLGVDTTWLERSTDGYPAFSKAYDIKFGQVFPMEISLVYSAVANEQVDIVLAYSTDSRLKAYQLQTLQDDQQFFPPYDASPVLRSDLLKKHPEIEDTIAPLIGHLDADTMISLNYQVDIEKKSEREVAIAYLKEQGFLKS; translated from the coding sequence ATGAAACTGAACAAGCTGAAAAGGATACCGATGTTAGTCTGCCTGATGGCCCTTGCCGCTTTTACCTCCGCATGCGGAATTCAAAGCGACCTTACCATCGGGACGCAAACCTATACCGAAACCAAGATTATTGCTGAAATGTATAAAGCGCTGATTGAAGACCAAACCGATCTGAAGGTGGATGTTATCCCGGATCTGGCATCAAGTTCATTGGTCATCAATGCGATGAAGCGAAACGACGTTCAGATGGCGACGCTATATACCGGCGAGATATTCAACAACCATTTCCCGATCAGCGGCACCAAAGACCGCGATAAAGTCTTGAAGGAGGCACAAGAGGGATTCCAGGAACACTTCGGGTTCACCTGGATGAATCCGCTGGGTTTTGAGAACACCTACGCGTTCACGGTAAGAAAGGATCTTGCCGAAGCCAACGGGTACACCAAAATTTCCGACGTCAAAAAAGACATGGCCTCCATGAAGCTTGGGGTAGATACGACGTGGCTGGAGAGAAGTACGGATGGATATCCGGCATTCTCCAAAGCATACGACATCAAATTCGGTCAGGTCTTCCCCATGGAAATCAGCCTGGTCTACAGCGCGGTAGCCAATGAGCAGGTGGATATCGTGTTGGCCTATTCCACGGATTCCCGGCTGAAAGCCTACCAATTGCAGACGCTTCAGGATGACCAGCAATTCTTCCCTCCCTATGATGCAAGTCCGGTATTGCGTTCGGACCTTTTGAAGAAGCATCCTGAAATTGAGGATACGATAGCGCCTTTAATCGGTCATCTGGATGCAGATACGATGATATCGCTTAATTATCAGGTGGATATTGAGAAGAAAAGCGAGCGTGAGGTCGCGATCGCGTACTTGAAAGAGCAGGGCTTCTTGAAAAGCTAA